The following are encoded together in the Acinetobacter radioresistens DSM 6976 = NBRC 102413 = CIP 103788 genome:
- the mraY gene encoding phospho-N-acetylmuramoyl-pentapeptide-transferase, giving the protein MLLWLFEQLAGYHSSFQVVRYLTFRSLLSVLTALSIGLILGPVMIRKLQALKYGQAVSSFAPENHAKKMGTPTMGGVLILLSIGISTLLWADLSNPYVWIVLGVMVIFGAVGWADDWIKIRYKDNAGLPARKKFFWTSIASLGAGIALYYIATQQPSAVQTANMLDLLIPFFKNLTIPLSVIPFGIAFIVFTYLVINGASNAVNLTDGLDGLAIMPIVLVAAGLGVFAYLAGDVRFADYLHIPYVKYSSELVVICSAMIGAGLAFLWYNAHPAQVFMGDVGALALGAMLGTIAVMVRQEIVFAIMGGVFVMEAISVFLQIGSLRMRNKRVFLMAPLHHHYEKQGWKETQVVIRFWIITIMLVVLGLMTLKLR; this is encoded by the coding sequence ATGCTGTTATGGTTGTTTGAACAGCTTGCGGGCTATCATAGTTCGTTTCAGGTGGTTCGTTATTTAACATTTCGCTCTCTATTGAGTGTCCTGACGGCCCTCAGTATTGGTCTCATTCTGGGACCAGTCATGATTCGCAAGTTACAGGCACTTAAATATGGTCAAGCAGTCAGCTCTTTTGCTCCTGAAAATCATGCGAAAAAAATGGGTACACCTACTATGGGTGGGGTGTTGATTCTATTATCGATTGGTATTTCAACACTACTCTGGGCAGATTTATCTAATCCTTATGTCTGGATTGTACTGGGCGTGATGGTAATTTTTGGTGCAGTAGGCTGGGCAGATGACTGGATCAAAATCCGTTATAAAGATAATGCCGGACTACCTGCGCGCAAGAAATTCTTCTGGACATCTATTGCCTCTTTAGGTGCCGGTATTGCACTGTATTATATTGCAACCCAGCAACCTAGTGCCGTACAGACAGCTAACATGCTGGATCTGCTTATTCCATTTTTTAAAAATCTGACGATTCCATTATCCGTTATCCCATTCGGTATCGCCTTTATTGTCTTTACCTATCTGGTTATTAATGGTGCTTCAAATGCGGTTAATCTGACTGATGGTCTGGATGGTTTGGCAATTATGCCTATTGTACTGGTTGCTGCAGGACTAGGTGTATTTGCCTATCTGGCAGGTGATGTACGCTTTGCTGATTATCTGCATATTCCTTATGTAAAATATTCTTCTGAACTGGTAGTTATCTGTTCGGCCATGATTGGTGCCGGTCTGGCTTTCCTCTGGTACAACGCTCATCCTGCTCAGGTGTTTATGGGAGATGTGGGTGCTCTGGCACTGGGAGCAATGCTCGGTACAATTGCGGTCATGGTTCGTCAGGAGATTGTTTTTGCAATTATGGGCGGTGTATTTGTCATGGAAGCAATTTCCGTCTTCCTGCAAATTGGCTCGCTACGTATGCGTAACAAACGAGTTTTTCTGATGGCACCATTGCATCATCATTATGAAAAGCAGGGCTGGAAAGAAACCCAAGTAGTAATCCGCTTCTGGATTATTACAATTATGCTAGTGGTTTTGGGACTAATGACCTTAAAATTACGTTAA
- a CDS encoding type IV pilus inner membrane component PilO → MSREEFDDLNQEDAKPAKRKMTLEAFLQQFNTLDTHNYGSWPFSVKLTCWIFLFLLVCAIGYFLAIRPKLEAISNAQAQEQNLLNEFREKDSKLRNLQQYQAQLQEMEANFNEQLEQLPKETEIPGLVEDINVAGVSSGLKFKNIRLESEIRQEFFIEQPIDIQATGDYHAFGSFVSTIAALPRIVTLHDFEIASTQAQNSDIPEVNYAVKAKTYRYVGNNEQPNTTDTPAGGQPQ, encoded by the coding sequence ATGAGTCGTGAAGAATTCGATGATTTAAACCAGGAAGATGCTAAACCTGCTAAAAGAAAAATGACGCTAGAAGCCTTCCTGCAACAGTTTAATACGCTGGATACACATAATTACGGCAGCTGGCCTTTTTCAGTCAAACTGACCTGCTGGATATTTCTGTTTCTGCTGGTTTGTGCAATTGGCTATTTTTTAGCAATTCGCCCCAAACTTGAAGCTATTTCTAATGCGCAGGCACAAGAACAGAATCTGTTAAACGAGTTTCGTGAAAAGGACTCTAAACTGCGTAACTTACAGCAATACCAAGCACAACTACAGGAAATGGAAGCGAATTTTAATGAGCAACTGGAACAGTTGCCTAAAGAAACCGAGATTCCTGGACTGGTTGAAGATATTAACGTTGCAGGAGTAAGTTCTGGCCTGAAATTTAAAAATATTCGTCTAGAAAGTGAAATTCGGCAGGAGTTCTTTATTGAACAGCCAATTGATATTCAGGCAACAGGTGATTATCATGCCTTTGGTTCTTTTGTGAGCACTATTGCGGCGCTTCCACGAATTGTAACCCTGCATGACTTTGAAATTGCCAGTACACAGGCGCAGAACTCAGATATTCCAGAAGTAAATTATGCGGTGAAAGCTAAAACATACCGATATGTCGGTAATAATGAGCAGCCAAATACTACGGATACCCCAGCAGGAGGGCAGCCACAATGA
- a CDS encoding PilN domain-containing protein, with protein sequence MTTINLLPWRDELREQRKKQFIIICIGVALLGLAGVVLTWMYYDRKLDDQEQANQLIISTNQNLDIQLKSLDGLQEQRDAIIERMNLIQGLQGKRPVTVRLVDELARVIPANMYLTKFARTGDKFTLEGKAESPNTVAELLRGLEASPWYRNAFMNSFLAAEEKKEQTPTSLIPRPEENYGSFVVTVDAGEIAADSPPSADPNAPTNTAATGPAAGAAQ encoded by the coding sequence ATGACAACAATTAACCTGCTCCCTTGGCGTGATGAGCTAAGGGAACAACGGAAAAAGCAATTTATTATTATTTGTATTGGGGTGGCATTACTAGGTTTAGCCGGAGTGGTACTGACTTGGATGTACTATGACCGCAAGCTGGATGATCAGGAACAAGCTAATCAACTGATTATCAGTACTAACCAGAACCTGGATATACAGCTTAAATCTCTAGATGGCCTGCAAGAACAGCGTGATGCCATTATTGAGCGCATGAACCTGATTCAGGGCTTACAGGGTAAACGTCCGGTTACTGTTCGTTTGGTGGATGAGCTGGCACGTGTAATCCCAGCCAATATGTATCTGACCAAATTTGCACGGACTGGTGATAAATTCACTCTCGAAGGGAAGGCAGAAAGCCCGAACACTGTAGCTGAGCTTTTGCGTGGTCTAGAAGCTTCACCTTGGTATCGTAATGCCTTTATGAACTCATTCCTTGCCGCGGAAGAAAAGAAAGAGCAGACCCCAACTTCGCTGATACCTCGACCAGAAGAAAACTATGGCAGTTTTGTTGTAACTGTAGATGCAGGTGAGATTGCTGCTGATAGTCCGCCATCGGCTGATCCCAATGCACCAACCAATACAGCAGCAACGGGTCCTGCAGCGGGAGCAGCACAATGA
- the ponA gene encoding penicillin-binding protein PBP1a has protein sequence MKKLSSSGRVHPFFSILIIILVSIPMGFYGIYLYIAPSLPEMSSLKKAPLLKPLQVYTADNELVAEYGGKLSVPVEYKQIPPAFIHAFLAAEDSSFFEHSGISFKGLGRAVTESVTGSDVQTGGSTITMQVAKNYYLSPERTLKRKLTEIFLARKIEQNLSKEEILTLYVNKIFLGKNAYGIAAAAKIYYNKSLDELSLAQMAMLAGLPKAPSKYNPVANPERALERRNWILGRMLQLGYISQSQYQAAVAEPINLDMPDRGISNRFPYVGEMVRSELVERFGDLAIDSGYKVYTTIDSKRQAYAEQAVQNGLEDYDRRHGWRGAEAHDEPLNKFRAFANTYPAQVVKVNSNSFEALMQDGSTVTVPWSGMSWARPYRNANSVGGAPSRASQIVKVKDIIRLRPNESKTSWALVQLPKVQGQLIAINPNNGAIEAVVGGYSFYQSKFNRALQGWRQPGSTIKPFIYALALERGMTPYTMVNDSPITIGKWTPRNSDGRYLGMIPLRRALYLSRNTVSVRLLQNVGIERARQLLMDFGLRDDQIPRNYTIALGTPQVLPVQMATGYATFANGGYRIQPHFISRIEDAYGKVIFEADPEYACIPCINAKDDTEEDTPQTPDDEVIEVTNQSLDQSKNNISEQKEPESDYRQAQRILKSSSAYDMANILRDVIQHGTGRAALKIGRGDIGGKTGTTNDAKDAWFAGFNGKLVTVAWVGFDQPTTLGRREYGGVAALPIWINFMGNALKGTPASWVQLDKNAKAPRLQETAGQVEPKVDRASPPLARPLYRPAPPPAAVTNDFADLPGEEILIPSRSAPPQVNTPDQPARTQQSRTEPQQRDALENLIQEVQ, from the coding sequence ATGAAAAAGCTATCCAGTTCAGGCCGTGTTCACCCCTTTTTTTCTATTTTAATTATCATTCTAGTCTCAATACCAATGGGGTTTTATGGTATTTATCTTTATATTGCCCCTTCACTGCCTGAGATGAGTTCGCTCAAAAAAGCACCTTTACTTAAGCCGTTACAGGTCTATACTGCCGATAACGAGCTGGTGGCTGAGTACGGTGGAAAATTGTCTGTACCGGTTGAATATAAACAGATTCCGCCAGCCTTTATTCATGCTTTTCTTGCCGCAGAAGACTCCTCATTTTTTGAGCATAGTGGCATCAGCTTTAAAGGCTTGGGGCGTGCTGTTACAGAGAGTGTTACCGGATCTGACGTGCAGACTGGCGGTTCAACTATTACTATGCAGGTGGCCAAGAACTATTATTTAAGCCCGGAGCGCACCTTAAAACGTAAATTGACAGAGATTTTTCTGGCACGAAAAATCGAGCAAAACCTGAGTAAAGAAGAAATTCTGACCTTATATGTCAATAAGATTTTCTTGGGTAAAAATGCCTATGGTATCGCCGCAGCTGCCAAAATTTATTATAACAAAAGTCTGGATGAGCTAAGTCTGGCACAAATGGCAATGCTGGCCGGCCTGCCTAAAGCTCCATCAAAATATAATCCGGTTGCTAACCCTGAACGGGCATTGGAACGTCGCAACTGGATTCTGGGCCGTATGTTACAGCTTGGATATATCAGCCAGTCACAATATCAGGCTGCCGTGGCCGAGCCGATCAACTTGGACATGCCTGATCGTGGAATCAGTAACCGCTTTCCTTATGTAGGTGAGATGGTTCGCTCTGAACTGGTAGAACGCTTTGGTGATCTGGCCATCGATTCAGGCTATAAGGTGTACACCACCATTGACAGTAAACGTCAGGCCTATGCCGAACAGGCAGTCCAGAATGGTCTGGAAGATTATGACCGTCGCCATGGCTGGCGCGGTGCCGAGGCACATGATGAGCCTTTAAACAAATTTCGGGCATTTGCAAATACTTACCCTGCACAGGTAGTCAAGGTCAATTCCAACTCATTTGAAGCACTGATGCAGGATGGTTCTACAGTGACAGTACCATGGTCTGGCATGTCTTGGGCAAGGCCTTACCGCAATGCTAACAGTGTAGGGGGAGCGCCAAGTCGTGCCTCTCAGATTGTGAAAGTTAAAGATATTATCCGGTTGCGCCCGAATGAAAGTAAAACTTCATGGGCACTGGTCCAGTTACCAAAAGTACAGGGCCAGCTGATTGCAATTAATCCAAATAATGGAGCGATTGAAGCAGTTGTAGGGGGCTACAGTTTTTATCAGTCCAAGTTTAACCGGGCCTTACAAGGCTGGCGTCAACCTGGCTCCACAATTAAACCCTTTATCTATGCTCTGGCTTTAGAGCGTGGAATGACCCCCTATACGATGGTAAATGACAGTCCGATTACGATCGGTAAATGGACACCCAGAAACTCGGATGGTCGATATCTGGGAATGATTCCTTTACGCCGTGCACTCTATTTGTCACGTAATACGGTCTCTGTACGTTTACTACAAAATGTAGGAATTGAGCGTGCACGACAGTTACTTATGGACTTTGGTTTACGTGATGACCAGATTCCACGTAACTATACGATTGCTTTGGGAACACCGCAGGTTCTACCTGTACAGATGGCAACTGGCTATGCCACCTTTGCCAATGGGGGCTACCGAATCCAGCCTCACTTTATCAGTCGAATTGAAGATGCCTATGGCAAAGTGATTTTTGAGGCTGACCCGGAATATGCCTGTATTCCTTGCATTAATGCCAAAGATGATACTGAAGAAGACACTCCGCAGACGCCTGATGATGAAGTCATTGAAGTGACCAATCAGTCTTTAGATCAATCAAAAAATAATATTAGTGAGCAGAAAGAACCGGAATCAGATTATCGTCAGGCGCAGCGCATTTTAAAATCGAGCTCGGCTTATGATATGGCCAATATTCTTCGGGATGTGATCCAGCATGGTACAGGACGCGCTGCTTTAAAAATTGGCCGTGGTGATATTGGAGGCAAAACCGGTACTACAAATGATGCTAAAGATGCGTGGTTTGCGGGCTTTAACGGCAAACTAGTGACTGTGGCCTGGGTTGGCTTTGACCAGCCAACAACTTTGGGCCGTCGTGAATATGGCGGGGTAGCAGCTTTACCGATTTGGATTAACTTCATGGGTAATGCGCTCAAGGGTACTCCAGCATCCTGGGTACAGCTAGACAAAAATGCCAAAGCTCCCCGACTACAAGAAACAGCGGGCCAAGTAGAACCTAAGGTTGATCGTGCTTCCCCTCCTCTGGCACGTCCTTTATATCGTCCGGCTCCTCCTCCGGCTGCTGTCACTAATGACTTTGCCGATTTGCCCGGTGAAGAAATCCTGATTCCTTCACGCTCAGCTCCACCTCAAGTTAATACACCGGATCAACCTGCCCGAACACAGCAATCACGTACTGAACCTCAGCAACGTGATGCACTGGAGAATCTGATTCAAGAGGTCCAATGA
- a CDS encoding UDP-N-acetylmuramoyl-tripeptide--D-alanyl-D-alanine ligase: MHTSTTSTGSLEPWTAQQLMEATQGYWYQERCPEQPIKRILTDSRQAEAGDAFLALKGERFDAHNFVAQVLDKGCQVAIVERPLDLDMMQLVVTDTRQALGRLGAYRRQQNPQLKVIALTGSSGKTTTKEMLGSILSRLAPTLVTRGNLNNDLGVPMMLLELTAEHQYAVMELGASHQGEIDYTSQLVQPQVAGIINVGTAHLGEFGGREGICRAKSEIYAHIAKDGTSVIPAADDFTDAIRHAVQTTQVLSFGEGGDIYATEMTLLAQSAQFMLHTPQGVREVNLPFAGLHNVQNATAATAFALAIGISLDDIVIGLELAQGAKGRLNFISHKQHLFIDDTYNANPTSMRAAGEVLAQQSGIKVMVTGDIGELGDAAAVEHYRLGRDLVSQDINFLIAVGEFAPAALEGARSTQYGKKMQAFLTQAQALPFLMSLVETHQPQSMSFLFKGSRYTHMETLMADLMEKI, from the coding sequence ATGCATACCTCTACAACAAGTACCGGGTCTTTGGAGCCTTGGACAGCCCAACAATTAATGGAAGCAACACAAGGCTACTGGTATCAGGAACGTTGCCCTGAGCAGCCAATCAAGCGGATTCTGACGGATTCACGGCAGGCAGAAGCTGGAGATGCTTTTCTTGCCTTAAAAGGTGAGCGTTTCGATGCCCATAATTTTGTGGCTCAAGTTTTAGATAAGGGCTGTCAGGTTGCAATTGTTGAGCGTCCTCTTGACCTTGACATGATGCAGCTGGTTGTTACAGATACACGGCAGGCACTAGGAAGGCTTGGAGCCTATCGTCGTCAGCAGAATCCACAGCTTAAAGTAATTGCGCTGACGGGGAGTAGTGGTAAAACGACTACTAAAGAAATGCTGGGCAGTATTCTGTCCCGTCTTGCACCTACCTTGGTCACACGAGGCAATCTGAACAACGACTTGGGCGTGCCTATGATGTTGCTCGAGCTTACAGCTGAACATCAATATGCAGTGATGGAACTGGGCGCCAGTCATCAGGGTGAAATTGATTATACTTCACAGCTGGTCCAGCCACAGGTGGCAGGTATCATTAATGTTGGTACTGCACATTTAGGTGAATTTGGAGGCCGTGAAGGCATTTGTCGGGCTAAATCGGAAATCTATGCTCATATAGCAAAAGATGGAACCTCAGTTATTCCGGCGGCTGATGATTTTACTGACGCTATCCGTCATGCTGTTCAGACAACGCAAGTCCTGAGTTTTGGTGAAGGCGGCGATATATATGCAACAGAAATGACGCTATTGGCTCAGTCTGCCCAATTCATGCTACATACACCACAGGGTGTGCGTGAAGTTAATTTACCTTTTGCGGGTTTACATAATGTACAGAATGCAACTGCAGCTACAGCTTTCGCGCTTGCGATTGGTATTTCTCTGGACGATATAGTTATCGGTCTCGAGCTGGCACAAGGGGCGAAAGGGCGATTAAATTTTATTAGCCATAAACAGCATTTGTTTATTGATGATACTTATAATGCCAATCCTACATCGATGCGGGCTGCCGGAGAGGTTCTGGCACAGCAATCCGGTATCAAAGTAATGGTCACTGGCGATATTGGCGAGCTGGGTGACGCTGCAGCTGTTGAGCATTACCGTCTGGGGCGTGATCTGGTGAGCCAGGATATCAATTTTTTAATAGCAGTTGGCGAGTTTGCACCCGCTGCACTTGAAGGTGCCCGTAGCACCCAGTACGGGAAAAAAATGCAGGCCTTTCTGACTCAGGCCCAAGCACTTCCTTTTCTAATGAGTCTGGTCGAAACACATCAACCACAGTCTATGAGTTTCCTGTTTAAAGGTTCTCGTTATACCCATATGGAGACGTTGATGGCTGATTTGATGGAGAAAATTTAA
- a CDS encoding UDP-N-acetylmuramoyl-L-alanyl-D-glutamate--2,6-diaminopimelate ligase — MTITFNEIYPGNANVEWANQPFSGFCLDSRKVQAGQIFIALDSLSHSDKTRIFAENALSQGALGIISESDLGVTTAWVCPQVRQWMGGWQKQYLQATQPVNSARILAVTGTNGKTTISRLIAELISFQKQPCAVMGTTGNGILPHLVASTHTTLDALQLQNALHDFSSQGANFVALEASSHGLEQGRLNGCEIEIAIYSNLSRDHLDYHGTLAAYADAKALLFKFATLRSAVINLDDDYAPVMLETAQANPARPKILTYSLQHPEADYRVSDIHYSLKGAKFKLIAPTGEYVVQSPLLGQFNIENLVASLIAVEQAGFKLSDILATVPQLKGAPGRMQVIRDAERLFVVDYAHTPDALTQVLVTLKRHVQNQLWAIFGCGGDRDRGKRPLMTQAALNDADPVILTSDNPRTESPEQIFADMKNGVDFGNHHVQEIRDRREAIKYAVQQAQAGDIVVIAGKGHENYQEIDGVRHWFDDVVEVQSALEAQHCNLSQAYSAD; from the coding sequence ATGACAATTACATTTAATGAAATATATCCAGGTAACGCCAACGTAGAGTGGGCGAATCAGCCATTTAGCGGTTTTTGTCTGGATAGCCGTAAAGTACAGGCAGGACAGATCTTTATTGCTTTAGATAGCTTAAGTCATTCTGATAAAACTCGTATTTTTGCGGAAAATGCATTAAGCCAAGGTGCTCTTGGTATTATTTCCGAATCTGATCTCGGGGTGACCACAGCATGGGTTTGTCCCCAGGTTAGACAATGGATGGGTGGGTGGCAAAAACAGTATTTACAGGCTACCCAGCCGGTAAATTCTGCCCGAATTCTAGCTGTCACAGGGACTAATGGTAAAACCACTATTTCCCGGCTGATAGCAGAACTGATCAGCTTCCAGAAGCAGCCCTGTGCTGTAATGGGAACAACTGGTAATGGTATTTTACCGCATCTGGTCGCTTCAACACATACCACACTAGATGCGTTACAGCTACAAAATGCCCTGCATGATTTTTCCTCTCAGGGTGCGAATTTTGTTGCTCTCGAAGCCAGCTCACATGGCCTGGAGCAGGGCCGTCTGAATGGCTGCGAGATTGAAATTGCTATTTATAGTAACCTGAGTCGAGACCATCTGGATTATCATGGAACCTTGGCAGCTTATGCAGATGCCAAGGCTTTGCTGTTCAAATTTGCTACGCTGCGTAGTGCCGTAATCAATCTGGATGATGATTATGCACCAGTGATGCTGGAAACAGCACAAGCCAATCCGGCCCGACCAAAGATTTTGACCTACTCATTACAACATCCAGAAGCAGATTATCGCGTATCTGATATTCACTACAGTCTGAAAGGAGCGAAGTTTAAGCTGATCGCCCCAACAGGTGAATATGTGGTACAGAGCCCGCTTTTAGGTCAATTTAATATTGAAAACCTGGTGGCTAGTCTGATTGCAGTAGAGCAGGCCGGTTTTAAACTGAGTGATATTTTAGCAACTGTACCTCAGCTCAAGGGAGCTCCAGGCCGCATGCAGGTGATCCGTGATGCAGAGCGTTTATTTGTAGTGGATTATGCTCATACACCTGATGCTTTAACACAGGTTCTGGTTACCTTGAAACGCCATGTCCAGAATCAGCTTTGGGCCATATTCGGTTGTGGTGGTGATCGCGACCGTGGCAAACGTCCGTTGATGACTCAGGCAGCTCTTAATGATGCTGACCCGGTGATTCTCACCTCAGATAACCCGCGAACAGAAAGTCCTGAACAGATTTTTGCTGATATGAAGAATGGGGTTGATTTTGGTAACCATCATGTGCAGGAAATTCGCGACCGGCGTGAAGCAATCAAATATGCAGTGCAACAGGCACAAGCTGGCGATATTGTAGTCATTGCCGGAAAGGGCCATGAAAACTATCAGGAAATTGATGGCGTCCGACACTGGTTTGATGACGTGGTCGAAGTGCAGTCCGCACTTGAAGCCCAACACTGCAATTTATCTCAAGCCTATTCTGCTGACTAG
- a CDS encoding putative RNA methyltransferase produces MNLLMCPVCREQLKLVDRTWRCVNHHSYDVAKQGYVNLHVVQHKHSKNPGDTPESVQARRAFLADGFYAPLQQAVVKIISSLRIENLLDIGCGEGYYTQAMQSEVLQCVGVDIAKNAVQVAAKTNQQVTWVVGTGAVLPVIDHSIDLCTSLFSPIPQQEILRVLKLGAYLMVVTPGPEHLYSMREVLFEEVNAHEPAKFVEQLAEHFELVEQPLIETRLLLNQAQLKNLVAMTPYAYKAKPERRQRLEALENFETQGSFQIYLFKKKD; encoded by the coding sequence ATGAACCTGCTCATGTGTCCTGTATGTCGGGAACAACTCAAATTGGTAGACAGGACATGGCGCTGCGTAAATCACCACAGTTATGATGTAGCCAAACAGGGGTATGTCAATCTGCATGTGGTACAACATAAACACAGTAAAAATCCGGGCGATACGCCTGAGTCGGTTCAGGCAAGACGAGCATTCTTGGCTGATGGTTTTTATGCACCGTTACAGCAGGCAGTGGTCAAGATAATCTCCAGTCTTCGTATTGAAAACCTGCTGGACATTGGTTGTGGTGAAGGATACTACACACAGGCCATGCAGTCTGAAGTCTTGCAATGTGTAGGAGTTGATATCGCTAAAAATGCGGTACAGGTTGCTGCAAAGACCAATCAGCAGGTAACTTGGGTGGTTGGTACAGGTGCAGTTTTACCTGTAATTGACCATTCAATAGATCTATGTACCAGTTTGTTTAGTCCCATTCCCCAGCAGGAAATCTTGAGGGTTTTAAAGCTAGGGGCTTATCTTATGGTAGTTACGCCAGGGCCTGAGCATCTCTACAGTATGCGTGAAGTATTATTTGAAGAAGTAAATGCTCATGAACCGGCCAAGTTTGTTGAGCAGCTGGCAGAACATTTTGAGCTGGTTGAACAGCCACTGATTGAAACCCGGCTACTGCTCAACCAGGCGCAACTCAAAAATCTGGTTGCCATGACCCCTTATGCTTATAAGGCAAAACCAGAGCGCCGCCAAAGATTAGAAGCACTGGAAAATTTTGAGACTCAAGGCAGTTTTCAGATTTATCTGTTCAAGAAAAAAGACTGA
- a CDS encoding pilus assembly protein PilP codes for MTWNKIILGLCCGMILVGCDSRIDAVNEEMTVIRNQPPLPIEPAPVFSPVPTFAYAAHQFRSPFLPSSLAAELKVMAGKRVYPNFSRQPQPLESYALESLNMKGSMRNSRGQIIALIQTPDGQIEQVQRGNYMGMHHGRIVQITPTQIDLVEIIPDGREGYVERPRSLVLIGPQP; via the coding sequence ATGACTTGGAATAAGATCATTTTAGGCCTGTGCTGCGGCATGATTCTGGTAGGCTGTGATTCACGTATAGATGCAGTAAATGAAGAGATGACAGTCATTCGTAACCAACCACCTCTACCGATTGAACCGGCACCTGTGTTCAGTCCTGTACCTACATTTGCTTATGCAGCACATCAGTTCAGAAGTCCATTTTTACCTAGCTCGCTTGCAGCTGAGTTAAAAGTTATGGCCGGGAAGCGGGTTTATCCGAATTTTTCACGCCAACCCCAACCTCTTGAGAGCTATGCCCTTGAATCTTTAAATATGAAAGGCAGTATGCGTAATTCAAGAGGGCAGATTATTGCACTAATCCAGACGCCCGATGGCCAGATTGAACAAGTGCAGCGCGGGAACTATATGGGTATGCATCATGGGCGTATTGTTCAGATTACACCTACCCAGATTGATCTGGTTGAGATCATCCCGGATGGGCGCGAAGGCTATGTGGAACGTCCCCGCAGTCTAGTACTGATTGGGCCACAGCCTTAA
- a CDS encoding pilus assembly protein PilM, whose amino-acid sequence MLRLYRKPNKGLVGIDVSSTSVKLLELSVKGGRYWVESYGLYPLSDGSVVEKNILNPEAVADALERVIDIANPQAANAAFAVPTSAVINKVIEMDADMNDDEREVQIRMDAEQYIPFPLDEVSLDFEVLPDILANPDRVNVLLVATRTENVDARVEVLEMAGLTAKIADVESYALERAFKVFADTLPIGVNTVGILDIGHTMTTLSVMQHGKIIYTREQVFGGKQLTQDIQNRYGLSYEEAGRAKKERNLPDDYDIEILEPFLEALVQQAARSLQFFFSSSQFNEIDHILLAGGNANIPGLAKLLQQKLGYRVTIANPFLQMGFAPQVDVQKVEKDASSLMVACGLALRSFD is encoded by the coding sequence GTGCTCAGGTTATATCGTAAACCAAATAAAGGATTAGTCGGAATAGATGTAAGTTCTACTTCGGTTAAATTATTAGAGCTCTCTGTAAAAGGTGGCAGATACTGGGTTGAAAGTTACGGGCTTTATCCGCTTTCCGATGGAAGTGTCGTTGAAAAAAATATTCTGAATCCTGAAGCGGTTGCCGATGCTTTAGAGCGCGTAATTGACATTGCTAACCCTCAGGCGGCTAATGCGGCTTTTGCAGTACCTACTTCGGCGGTGATCAATAAAGTCATCGAAATGGATGCAGACATGAACGATGATGAACGTGAAGTTCAGATCCGTATGGATGCAGAGCAATATATTCCTTTTCCTTTAGACGAAGTCAGTCTTGATTTCGAAGTGTTGCCAGATATATTGGCAAATCCTGATCGAGTAAATGTACTGCTGGTGGCCACCCGTACTGAAAATGTAGATGCACGTGTCGAAGTGCTGGAAATGGCAGGTCTAACCGCGAAAATTGCTGATGTAGAAAGTTATGCGCTAGAACGTGCGTTTAAAGTGTTCGCTGATACATTGCCTATAGGGGTGAATACCGTAGGTATTCTAGATATCGGCCACACCATGACAACTTTGTCTGTCATGCAGCATGGCAAGATTATCTATACTCGCGAGCAGGTTTTTGGTGGAAAGCAGCTGACTCAGGACATCCAGAATCGTTATGGCCTTTCCTATGAAGAAGCTGGCCGGGCCAAAAAAGAGCGTAATTTGCCAGATGATTATGATATTGAAATACTCGAGCCTTTCTTAGAGGCCTTAGTGCAACAGGCTGCTCGTTCTTTGCAGTTTTTTTTCTCGTCTTCACAGTTTAATGAGATTGATCATATTTTATTGGCGGGTGGAAATGCCAATATACCGGGACTGGCCAAACTACTCCAACAAAAGCTGGGCTACCGGGTAACAATTGCCAATCCATTTTTACAGATGGGTTTTGCGCCGCAGGTTGATGTACAAAAAGTTGAAAAAGATGCATCTTCACTCATGGTGGCTTGTGGTTTAGCGCTGAGGAGTTTTGATTAA